The sequence below is a genomic window from Verrucomicrobiota bacterium.
AACTCCGCAAGCTCACGATCGAGCAGGCCAAGGAGCGCCCCGCCCCGAAGAAGGGCAATCCGAACAACCCGAATGTCCAGCAGAACGTCGCCCGGCAGGCGGCCATGGGCTCGGCCTTTGCCGTTTCGCTCAACGCCGTCGGCGGCAACCCCGGCGACGCGAAGCAGTCCGTCATACGCCGGTGGGTTTCTCCTGTGGACGGTGTCGTGAGCATCGAGGGCGCGTTTATCCACAAGGCCAAGACCGGCGAAGGCGTTCAGGCTTTCATCTACACCGCAAAATCCGGCCAGCTCGGCGTTTGGACCGCGAGCGGTTCCGAAGTCGAGACACGCATCGAGCGCGTCACCGTGAAAAAAGGCGACGCGATTGACTTCATCGTCTCGAACCGCGGCCCGACTGCGCCGAAGACCGACGACGACGAAGTCTTCACGTGGGCGCCAATCATCCGCCTGCTCAACGCGCCGAAGGGCCAGCACGCCGAGTGGAACGCGCAGCAGGAATTCAGCGGCCCCGTCCGCTCCGCGCCCGCCGCCGTCGCGGCCCGGAACGCCCCGGCCAAGGGCGCGCCCACGGGCGAGTTCTCCGCGTGGGAGCGGCTCACGCAGGCGATGCTCCTGAGCAACGAGTTGATCTACATCAACTGACCGGGCGATTTCATCCGCGGCGGGCCTTCGCGAGGAGGCCCGCCGTTTTGTTTTGTCGTGCAATCCTCCGGGGCCGCGGCTGCGGGTTCAGTTTCCCCGGCAACACCCGGCGGCTGCCGGTTGGCTGCGGCTGGACTGCGTGTGGGCGGGCCAGCAGTTCACGCCTGTTTGCGCGGCCACGCAGCAGGGCCGCCCCGCGCCGCCCCGCGCCGTGGTCGCGAAGCTGGAAGGGCGCGGCGGGAAATGACTCCGTGCACGGGTCTCGCACTTGTGGTGCGGTCAGGCGCCCGATTCTCCGACCACTTCGCGTAGCCGCTTGAGGAACACCGCAATGCCCTCGTCGAACGCCGCGGCCATCGGGAGGACTTTGATTCGCGGCACCTTGCGCTTGAACTTCCGCAAGTTCGCCTCCGCAGCCGGCTCGTCCATTTTGTTCGCCACCACAAACCTCGGCTTGGCGAGCATCTCCGCGTCGTAGAGTTCCAGCTCCCGGAGCAACTGGCGGTAATCGTCCCACGGGGCGTGGCCGTCCGTGGCCGCCATGTCGAGCAGGATGACAAGCGCCTTGCAGCGGCGGACATGGCGCAGGAACGAATGGCCAAGGCCGACGTCGCGATGCGCGCCCTCGATGAGGCCGGGCACGTCGCAGACCGTGAGTTTCTCGTAGTCCGGATACTCCACGATGCCGACCTGTGGCGTGAGCGTGGTGAAGGGATACGGGGCGACCTTCGGCCGGGCCTTTGAAATCGCCGTGAGCAGCGTGGACTTGCCGGCGTTCGGAAAACCCACCAGGCCGACGTCGGCCATGATGCGCAGTTCGAACAGGAATTCCCCCTCGGTCCCCGGCTCGCCCGGCTGCGCGAAACGCGGCGACTGCCGGGCGGCGGTTGCGAAGTTGCGGTTGCCGAGTCCGCCACGGCCGCCCTTGCACAGCTCGTGCCGCTGCCCGTGTTGCGTGAGGTCGGCGACCAGTTCGCCGCGCTCGGGCTTGCCGGGCGCGGACTCTGGAGGCACTTGGGCGAGGTCGATCTCCTCAAACTTCGACCGTCCGGAATACCGGATCACCGGACGCTGCCCGCTTGAAGCCATGATCGGCCGGTCTTCGTCGTCGCCCGTGCCGGTGGCTGCGTCGGTCGGGGCAGCCGGGTTGGCGGCGCGCCAGACCAGCGTGCCGCACGGGACCTTGACCACGTGGTCGCGGCCCGCGCGTCCGTCCATGCCCTTGCCAAGGCCAAACCCCCCATCCTGTGCGATCAGTCGTGGCTGGTAGAACTGGTTGATGAGGTTGTTGAGGTCGTGGTCCGCCTCGAGAATGACGTCGCCGCCACGACCGCCGTTGCCGCCGTCGGGACCGCCTTTCGGCCGGTAGGCCTCGCGGCGAAAGGCGATGCAGCCTTTCCCGCCGTGGCCCGCGCGGGCGTAAACTTTGACCTCATCCACAAACATCGAATCGTGTCTCCAAAAGAAAACGGCGAGGCGCGTGCCTCGCCGTGAATGGGTTTTGGCTTCGGCCGCCTTAGGTGCCGGCCGCGGGGGCGGGTTCCACCGGCGCCGGCGCGGCCGGTTCAACCGTCGGGGGCGTGGGGATGACATGCACGCGGCGGCGGCCCTTGTCGAACTTTACGAGCCCCGCGGTGAGCGCGAAGAGCGTCCAGTCGCGGCCGATGCCGACGTTCTTGCCCGCATGGAACTTGGACCCGCGCTGGCGAATGATGATGCCGCCGGCCGTGACTTTTTGGTCGCCAAAAACTTTGACGCCGAGGCGCTTGCTGTGGCTGTCGCGCCCGTTGCGGCTGCTGCCTTGACCTTTCTTGTGTGCCATAAAACTAGGCCTTGATGTCGGTGATCTTGACGACGGTCAGTTCCTGCCGGTGGCCCTGCGTCTTGTGGTAGCCCTTGCGCCGTTTCATCTTGAAGATGATCACCTTTTTGCCGCGCTTGTGCTCGAGGACTTCGGCTGTGACGGTCGCATTGGGAACGGTCGGCGTGCCGATCCTGAGCTGGCCGTCGTTGTTGACGAGCAGCACGCGGTCGAAGGTGACTGGCTGCCCCGCGGGCGTGTCGAGACGCTCGATCTCGAGCTTGTCGCCCGGGGTCACTTGATACTGTTTGCTTCCGGTTACGAGGACGGCATACATGCGATTTCCCAGAAAATGGGAGCGCGATGACACCAGAGACGCGGGGGGGTGTCAACAGGCCTTTTCACCGCTTCTGCCCAGCAACGTCCCACACCTGCCTCGCCGCGATCAGATCGCGACGACTCGCCCGCCCTGCGCGGATCGCTCCTCGGCCTCGCACAGTTCCACCGCCTCCACCGCGTCCTGCACGGTCACGACCGTCGGCGGCTTGCCAGCGAGGATCGCGTCCGTGAAGTGCCGCAGTTCGTTCACGTAGCCGTCGGGACCGTCACATTTGACGATGCGCGCGGGTTGGCCGGGTTCGTGGAGCTTCAGCGCGTCGGCGCCGCGCGCAAGGTCGAAGTCCGCCGTCGCGCGCTCGAAGTTCACCGTGTAGCTCATGCTGAAGCCAAATCCCGGCGTCATGCACCACGCGCCCTCCGCGTGGACGGCCGGCCCGTCCGCAAACAGATACTGCGCCACGACGTGGTCAACCGCGCCCGTGTGCTTGGTGTAGCCCGTCGCGAAGACCGCGCGCGGCCGGCCGAAGCAGAACTGAATGAAGTCCACGTCGTGAATGTGCAGGTCGAGCAGCGCGCCGCCGGACTTCGCGCCGTCGACGAAGTGCGAGTGGCCCCAGCCCGGCGGTTCCGCAACGCGGCGGAATCGCGCGCCGAAAACTTTCCCGTAAGTGCCCGCGTCAATCGCCTGCTTCAACCACGACCAGCCCGGCCAGAATCGCAGGCACATCGCCGGCATGAAGAAGCCCTTCGCGTCCGCCGCGGCCCCCGCGATGTTTCGCGCGAGCGCGGCGGTGCGCGCAAGCGGCTTCTCGCAGAGGACGTGTTTCCCCGCGCCCAGCGCCGCGAGGGCGAGCGCCGGGTGCGCGTGGGTCGGCGCGCAAATGTCCACGATGGCGATGGACGGGTCCGCAAGCAACGCGTCGAAGTCGCGGAAGGCCTTGAATGAGCCCGGCTCCAGCTGCACCGGCGCGTTGTCGCCCACATTGCCGGCGACGCCGGTGAAGTCACCGTCGAGATGGCGTCCGCTCGGGTTGCACAGCGCCGCGACGCGCGCCTCGGGAATCTGCCGCCACGCCTTGATATGCGTCGCCGCCATGAAGCCGAGGCCGACGATGCCGACGCCGAGTGGATTTCCGGTTGTCATGAGCCGGGATGGACGCCGCGGTTCTCAACTACAGCCCAAGCACAAACTCCTTCGCGTTCACGATGTCAGCCACGCGAGTCGTGCCCGCTTCGCGCTCGATGGAGAGGTGGCCTTTGAACTTCACTTCGTCCAGCGTGCGGAAGAACGCCCGCCAGTCCACCTGCCCGGTGCCGACGACAACCTCGTCGCCCCATGTGCCGGGCACCTTCGTGGCGGTGGCGTCCTTGAGGTGGCACGAGCGCAGGAACGGCGCGAGCACGCGCAGCGCGGCGATGGGGTCGCCCTTCTCGTAGAGGATCATGTTCGCCGGGTCGAAGTTCACGCCTACGTTCGCGCAGTCGAGCTTCTCCAAGAATGCCCGCAGCGTTTCCGCGGTCTCCTGCCCGGTCTCAAATCCCAGCGCAATGCCCTGCTCGCCGAAGAGCTCGGCGATGCGCGAGATCCGGTCAAGCAGCTTGGAATAATCGGGGTCGCTCTCTTCGTGCGGGAGGAAGCCCGCGTGGAAGGTCACGAGCGGAAGCGCAAGCTGCCCCGCGATGCGCGCGACTTGCTGGATGTTGCGGCAGTTCTGCTCCCACGTCGCATCGGGCACCACGCCGCCGGTGCGCTTGATGGTCTCGGGCGTCGAGTAATCCTCGCCGACCGTGCCGAACATTCCGGCGACGACCTCGATGTCGCGCTGCGCAAGGAGCATCGGCGCGGAGCGCCACACGTCGGGGTTCGAGCGCAACGGGTCGAGCGCAAGCTGGATGCGCGGGATGCCGATGGATTCCAGGTCCTGGAGCAGTTGTTGTGGCGTCGCCGGGTGGAGCGACCACGAACAGACCGCGAGACGCGAAGCAAGATGAGCGGGCATGGCCGTGTTCTCGGGACAGCCCGATCAAGCCACGAATCGACCGGCTTGTCACGCCGGATGACGCGCCGGGACCTTTGATGCTGATTCGCTGACGCCCGTGGGATACGCTGAGCCCGCCCGTGAAAGCAGCCGAAGCCGCGAAGCGCCACGCCGAGATTGCCGACGAGATTCGCCGGCACGACCACGCCTACTACGTGCTCGCGCAACCGCGCGTCAGCGACCGCGAATACGACCTTCTGTTCCGCGAGTTGCAGGACTTGGAAAAGGAATTCCCCGGGCTCGTCACGCCCGGGTCCCCCACGCAGCGCGTCGGCGGCGCACCGGCCGAGGGCTTCCAGCGCGTGAAGCACCTCGTGCCGATGCTCTCGCTTGAGAAGACCGATGAATCGTCGCATCCGGACAAGGACGAAGAGCCGGACTGGTTCAAACGCAGTTGCGCGCAGGACCGTAACACGCTGCCGCGGTTGCGGAAGTTCGACGCCGACATCCGTGAGTCGCTCAACCGTGACCGCGTGGCATACGTGATGGAGCCGAAGGTGGACGGCGTGTCCATCAGCGTCCATTACCTCCACGGAAAGCTCGCGCTCGGCGTGACGCGCGGC
It includes:
- the obgE gene encoding GTPase ObgE, coding for MFVDEVKVYARAGHGGKGCIAFRREAYRPKGGPDGGNGGRGGDVILEADHDLNNLINQFYQPRLIAQDGGFGLGKGMDGRAGRDHVVKVPCGTLVWRAANPAAPTDAATGTGDDEDRPIMASSGQRPVIRYSGRSKFEEIDLAQVPPESAPGKPERGELVADLTQHGQRHELCKGGRGGLGNRNFATAARQSPRFAQPGEPGTEGEFLFELRIMADVGLVGFPNAGKSTLLTAISKARPKVAPYPFTTLTPQVGIVEYPDYEKLTVCDVPGLIEGAHRDVGLGHSFLRHVRRCKALVILLDMAATDGHAPWDDYRQLLRELELYDAEMLAKPRFVVANKMDEPAAEANLRKFKRKVPRIKVLPMAAAFDEGIAVFLKRLREVVGESGA
- a CDS encoding 50S ribosomal protein L27; amino-acid sequence: MAHKKGQGSSRNGRDSHSKRLGVKVFGDQKVTAGGIIIRQRGSKFHAGKNVGIGRDWTLFALTAGLVKFDKGRRRVHVIPTPPTVEPAAPAPVEPAPAAGT
- the rplU gene encoding 50S ribosomal protein L21, whose amino-acid sequence is MYAVLVTGSKQYQVTPGDKLEIERLDTPAGQPVTFDRVLLVNNDGQLRIGTPTVPNATVTAEVLEHKRGKKVIIFKMKRRKGYHKTQGHRQELTVVKITDIKA
- a CDS encoding Gfo/Idh/MocA family oxidoreductase, which codes for MTTGNPLGVGIVGLGFMAATHIKAWRQIPEARVAALCNPSGRHLDGDFTGVAGNVGDNAPVQLEPGSFKAFRDFDALLADPSIAIVDICAPTHAHPALALAALGAGKHVLCEKPLARTAALARNIAGAAADAKGFFMPAMCLRFWPGWSWLKQAIDAGTYGKVFGARFRRVAEPPGWGHSHFVDGAKSGGALLDLHIHDVDFIQFCFGRPRAVFATGYTKHTGAVDHVVAQYLFADGPAVHAEGAWCMTPGFGFSMSYTVNFERATADFDLARGADALKLHEPGQPARIVKCDGPDGYVNELRHFTDAILAGKPPTVVTVQDAVEAVELCEAEERSAQGGRVVAI
- a CDS encoding sugar phosphate isomerase/epimerase; amino-acid sequence: MPAHLASRLAVCSWSLHPATPQQLLQDLESIGIPRIQLALDPLRSNPDVWRSAPMLLAQRDIEVVAGMFGTVGEDYSTPETIKRTGGVVPDATWEQNCRNIQQVARIAGQLALPLVTFHAGFLPHEESDPDYSKLLDRISRIAELFGEQGIALGFETGQETAETLRAFLEKLDCANVGVNFDPANMILYEKGDPIAALRVLAPFLRSCHLKDATATKVPGTWGDEVVVGTGQVDWRAFFRTLDEVKFKGHLSIEREAGTTRVADIVNAKEFVLGL